Proteins co-encoded in one Aspergillus fumigatus Af293 chromosome 6, whole genome shotgun sequence genomic window:
- a CDS encoding biotin synthase translates to MSLSLSRSLHRALLRRSYGTVQAPPSAASLAANRIPPALQEATAATAPRTNWSREEVQQIYETPLSQLTYAAVGRSLISYFSMDTDFCKATVHRRFHDPAAIQMCTLMNIKTGGCSEDCSYCAQSSRYNTGLKATKMSPVDEVLKAARIAKDNGSTRFCMGAAWRDMRGRKTSLKNIKEMVSGVRAMGMEVCVTLGMIDENQAKELKDAGLTAYNHNLDTSREFYPSIITTRSYDERLRTLSHVRDAGINVCSGGILGLGEADSDRIGLIHTVANLPSHPESFPVNALVPIKGTPLGDRKMIPFDKLLRTIATARIVLPATIVRLAAGRISLSEEQQVACFMAGANAVFTGEKMLTTDCNGWDEDREMFERWGFYPMRSFEKEGSTQPAVEAPSAAAPAPAAHDSVSAAPAAASS, encoded by the coding sequence ATGTCGCTATCTCTATCACGGTCCCTACACAGGGCCCTTCTGAGGAGATCCTATGGCACAGTCCAAGCTCCTCCCAGTGCTGCCTCACTTGCAGCCAACCGCATTCCTCCCGCCCTCCAAGAAGCAACCGCCGCCACGGCCCCGCGCACCAACTGGTCTCGGGAGGAGGTCCAACAGATCTATGAGACTCCTCTCAGCCAATTGACTTATGCTGCGGTAGGTCGATCTCTCATCAGTTATTTTTCTATGGATACTGACTTCTGCAAGGCCACCGTCCACCGTCGCTTCCATGACCCCGCCGCCATTCAGATGTGTACGCTGATGAACATCAAAACCGGCGGCTGCAGCGAAGACTGCTCGTACTGCGCACAGTCCTCCCGGTACAACACCGGCCTCAAAGCCACCAAGATGAGCCCCGTCGACGAAGTCCTCAAGGCCGCCCGCATCGCCAAGGACAATGGCAGCACCCGGTTCTGCATGGGCGCCGCCTGGCGCGACATGCGCGGCCGCAAGACAAGCCTCAAAAACATCAAGGAGATGGTCTCGGGCGTGCGCGCCATGGGCATGGAGGTCTGCGTGACCTTAGGCATGATCGACGAGAACCAGGCCAAGGAGCTCAAGGACGCCGGCCTGACCGCCTACAACCACAACCTCGACACCTCGCGCGAGTTCTAcccctccatcatcaccacccgCTCCTACGACGAACGCCTGCGGACCCTGTCGCATGTCCGCGACGCCGGCATCAACGTCTGCTCCGGCGGCATCCTGGGCCTCGGCGAGGCCGACTCCGACCGCATTGGCCTCATCCACACCGTCGCCAACCTTCCCTCTCACCCCGAATCGTTCCCCGTCAACGCCCTCGTTCCCATCAAGGGCACCCCGCTCGGCGACCGCAAGATGATCCCCTTTGACAAACTGCTGCGCACCATTGCCACCGCTCGTATCGTCCTGCCGGCCACCATCGTCCGCCTCGCCGCCGGCCGCATCTCGCTCTCGGAGGAACAACAGGTCGCCTGCTTCATGGCCGGTGCCAATGCCGTCTTCACCGGGGAGAAGATGTTGACGACGGATTGCAACGGCTGGGACGAGGACCGCGAGATGTTTGAGCGCTGGGGATTCTATCCCATGCGGAGCTTTGAGAAGGAGGGCTCCACGCAACCTGCCGTCGAGGCACCCTCTgccgctgctcctgctcctgctgcccACGATAGTGTATCTGCTGCGCCGGCCGCAGCTAGCTCATAG
- the ena1 gene encoding cation-translocating P-type ATPase yields the protein MGAQKKQSSDNSQALSQPAHALRYEDVLRELAVDPDQGLTVGEAKRRLQQYGPNELEGGEGVSIVKIVIRQIANAMMLVLIIAMAVSFGIQSWIEGGVIGAVIGLNIVVGVYQDYAAEKTMDSLRSLSSPTGTVTRDGKTSTIPANEIVPGDMIELKVGDTVPADLRLVDAMNFETDEALLTGESLPVQKEVDTTFDPDTGPGDRLNIAYSSSTVTRGRARGVVISTGMQTEIGAIAAALRASDSKRRPVKRGPEGETKKRWYVQAWTLTCTDAVGRFLGINVGTPLQRKLSKLALALFAIAIIFAIIVMGVNGFRNDKEVIIYAVATGLAMIPACLVVVLTITMAVGTKQMVERHVIVRKLDSLEALGAVTNICSDKTGTLTQGRMVAKRAWIPSVGTFSVGSSNNPLNPEEGDLSLLPDPPVKVGPDAHGEPSRPEDLLKDNPLLEQYLNVAAMANLAHVHRSEHNEWQARGEPTDIAIQVFASRFNWGRDRWTKGEKPVWRQKAEYPFDSTVKKMSVIFKNTNDDREMIFTKGAVERVIEACTTVTWTAGSDPIALDENIKEEILQNMEALAKEGLRVLCLACRENHNPVKGEVVPAREEVEKDLTFCGLIGLYDPPRPETAGAIDECYRAGISVHMVTGDHPGTARAIAAQVGIIPANMDSLAKDVADAMVMTASQFDKLTDEEIDALPTLPAVIARCAPNTKVRMIDALHRRGRFAAMTGDGVNDSPSLKRADVGIAMGQSGSDVAKDASELVLTDDNFASIINGIEEGRRIFDNIQKFVLHLLAENVGLALTLLIGLCFKDDNGQSVFPIAPVEILWIIMITSGLPDMGLGMEIAAPDIMDRPPQSKQGIFTWEVIVDTMVYGVWMAALCLASFSLVLFGWGDGNLASGCNSDYSPECDGVFRARATTFVCMTWFALFLAWEMIDMRRSFFRMQPNSKRYFTQWMFDVWRNKFLFSGIMIGFVTTFPILYIPVINDVVFKHVGISWEWGVVFVEAILFFAGCEAWKWCKRIYFRHTSQKETGRERVLRDFSRYTTMSRSETQATGDLNVEKSMV from the exons ATGGGTGCGCAGAAGAAGCAATCCTCTGATAACTCTCAGGCTTTGTCTCAGCCTGCTCATGCGCTTCGCTATGAGGATGTCCTTCGTGAGCTGGCCGTCGATCCAGACCAGGGTCTGACCGTGGGGGAGGCGAAGCGAAGACTCCAACAATATGGTCCGAATGAACTGGAAGGGGGAGAGGGTGTTTCCATTGTCAAGATTGTCATTAGGCAGATCGCAAATGCCATGATGCTG GTCCTGATCATCGCCATGGCGGTCAGTTTCGGCATTCAATCCTGGATTGAGGGTGGTGTCATTGGGGCTGTCATTGGTCTAAACATTGTGGTAGGTGTCTATCAAGACTATGCCGCAGAGAAAACGATGGATTCCCTTCGATCGTTGAGTTCTCCCACCGGAACTGTCACGCGTGATGGCAAAACCAGTACCATTCCTGCCAACGAGATTGTCCCCGGGGACATGATTGAACTCAAAGTTGGAGACACGGTTCCTGCGGATCTTCG GCTCGTTGATGCAATGAATTTCGAAACCGACGAGGCCCTCCTGACTGGCGAGTCGCTGCCGGTGCAGAAAGAGGTCGATACCACTTTTGACCCAGACACGGGACCTGGTGATCGGTTGAATATTGCGTATAGTTCCTCCACGGTGACGAGAGGCCGCGCTCGGGGCGTTGTTATCAGCACGGGGATGCAAACCGAGATTGGAGCCATCGCCGCTGCTCTCCGCGCCAGCGACTCCAAGAGGCGGCCCGTCAAGCGCGGTCCCGAGGGAGAAACCAAGAAGCGATGGTACGTGCAGGCGTGGACCCTGACTTGCACGGATGCCGTGGGACGGTTCCTGGGAATCAACGTTGGCACACCGCTGCAGCGCAAACTCTCGAAACTGGCTTTGGCCCTTTTcgccattgccatcatcttcgccatcatTGTCATGGGCGTCAATGGGTTCCGCAATGACAAGGAGGTCATCATCTACGCAGTCGCAACAGGTCTTGCAATGATCCCGGCctgcctggtggtggtcCTGACCATTACCATGGCGGTTGGAACCAAGCAAATGGTTGAAAGACATGTCATTGTCCGGAAGCTTGATTCCCTTGAAGCCCTGGGCGCTGTGACTAACATTTGCTCAGACAAAACGGGAACCCTCACCCAGGGGCGCATGGTCGCCAAACGGGCGTGGATTCCCTCTGTTGGCACCTTCTCGGTGGGGTCTTCTAATAACCCCTTGAACCCGGAAGAGGGCGACCTTAGCCTGCTGCCTGACCCGCCGGTCAAAGTTGGCCCTGACGCTCATGGAGAGCCTTCCCGGCCGGAGGATCTGCTCAAGGACAATCCTCTTTTGGAGCAATATCTGAACGTGGCCGCCATGGCAAACCTTGCCCATGTGCACAGGTCCGAGCACAATGAATGGCAGGCTCGTGGTGAACCGACCGACATTGCGATTCAGGTGTTTGCCTCGCGCTTTAACTGGGGACGCGATCGCTGGACCAAAGGCGAGAAGCCTGTTTGGCGCCAAAAAGCTGAATATCCATTTGATTCTACTGTGAAAAAGATGTCTGTCATCTTTAAGAACACCAATGATGATCGGGAGATGATCTTCACCAAGGGCGCGGTGGAACGTGTCATCGAGGCTTGCACCACCGTCACCTGGACAGCTGGTTCCGACCCGATCGCCTTGGACGAGAACATAAAGGAGGAAATCTTGCAGAACATGGAAGCTCTCGCAAAGGAGGGCCTGCGAGTTCTCTGCCTCGCCTGTCGGGAGAATCACAACCCCGTCAAAGGGGAAGTTGTCCCTGCGCGTGAGGAAGTGGAGAAAGATCTCACTTTCTGTGGACTCATCGGTCTGTATGACCCTCCCCGACCTGAGACGGCCGGCGCTATTGACGAGTGCTACCGCGCTGGGATTTCGGTTCACATGGTCACGGGCGACCACCCGGGTACTGCGCGAGCGATTGCAGCGCAGGTTGGCATCATTCCAGCCAACATGGACAGTCTTGCCAAAGATGTTGCGGACGCCATGGTGATGACTGCCAGTCAGTTTGATAAGTTGACAGACGAGGAAATCGATGCGTTGCCTACTCTGCCTGCTGTGATTGCTCGGTGCGCTCCCAACACAAAGGTTCGGATGATTGATGCCCTTCATCGTCGGGGTCGGTTTGCGGCAATGACTGGTGATGGAGTCAATGACTCGCCATCGTTGAAGCGGGCAGATGTTGGAATTGCTATGGGACAATCGGGGTCCGATGTGGCCAAAGACGCTTCGGAACTGGTGTTGACTGATGACAACTTTGCGTCGATTATCAACGGAATTGAGGAGGGTCGTCGTATTTTTGATAATATTCAGAAATTCGTCCTGCATCTTCTGGCGGAAAACGTCGGTCTCGCCCTCACGCTTCTGATAGGTCTGTGTTTCAAAGATGACAACGGGCAATCTGTGTTTCCTATTGCTCCTGTCGAAATTCTAtggatcatcatgatcacCTCCGGGCTCCCGGACATGGGACTGGGTATGGAGATCGCGGCTCCGGATATCATGGACCGTCCTCCTCAAAGC AAACAAGGTATTTTCACCTGGGAAGTCATAGTCGACACCATGGTCTACGGCGTCTGGATGGCGGCTCTCTGTCTCGCCTCTTTCTCGCTCGTCCTCTTTGGTTGGGGAGATGGCAACCTGGCCTCGGGCTGCAACAGCGACTACAGCCCCGAATGCGACGGTGTGTTCCGCGCCCGAGCTACGACCTTCGTGTGCATGACATGGTTCgctctcttcctcgcctGGGAGATGATTGATATGCGCCGCAGCTTCTTCCGCATGCAGCCCAATTCCAAGCGCTATTTCACCCAGTGGATGTTTGACGTCTGGCGCAACAAGTTTCTGTTCAGCGGCATCATGATTGGATTCGTCACGACCTTCCCCATCCTGTACATCCCTGTGATCAATGACGTTGTCTTCAAGCATGTCGGTATCTCCTGGGAGTGGGGTGTGGTGTTTGTCGAAGCgattcttttcttcgctGGCTGCGAGGCCTGGAAGTGGTGCAAGCGCATTTATTTCAGGCACACCAGCCAAAAGGAAACTGGCAGAGAAAGGGTACTTCGGGACTTTAGCCGTTATACCACCATGAGCAGGTCCGAGACCCAAGCAACGGGTGACCTCAACGTGGAAAAGTCGATGGTTTAG
- a CDS encoding putative MFS allantoate transporter: protein MGNMSSEKTLQNNKHADDLGEGAMQQIQECSAFSSTAEKRLVRKIDIMILPIMTFACMMAFLDKQALSYTAIMGLRTDLNLKGSEYSWSGSIFYFGYLFFSYPASILMVKFPLGKYLACNLFVILPKRLGLILTMNSMLWAIVLACHAATTNFAGLMVARFFLGCTEASVSSGFSLITSLWYRTSEQPLRHGIWFCGNSISMIIGNLVAMGIWQIKTGLQPWKWLFIIFGIVTFLWGILMFFRLPDTPNTASFLTEAEKLLATERLKANNAGYKRNKIDTSQIIEAFIDPKTWLLAPHSLRLRLLNLQDLAAGYARWRCNPRLRLTLLHHILQNPQLPLHRHRRSRLYQHPRQRPCLRHRVHRRAVRRPPSHGGVLGQHAPEPGNGCFEYRRVQQAGDCQRDLFRHVLHGEYCWAAVVL, encoded by the exons ATGGGAAACATGTCAAGCGAGAAGACACTACAAAACAACAAGCATGCAGATGACCTCGGCGAAGGCGCTATGCAACAGATTCAAGAGTGCTCTGCCTTTTCATCCACCGCAGAGAAACGTCTCGTTCGAAAGATTGACATTAT GATCCTCCCGATCATGACATTTGCCTGCATGATGGCCTTTCTGGACAAACAAGCCCTCAGCTACACGGCCATCATGGGCCTGCGGACGGATCTCAACCTCAAGGGATCCGAGTATAGCTGGTCAGGCAGCATATTCTACTTTGGCTATCTGTTCTTCTCATATCCGGCCTCGATACTCATGGTCAAGTTTCCACTGGGAAAGTATCTGGCCTGCAACTTGTTTGTCATTCTTCCTAAACGTCTAGGGCTTATCCTGACAATGAACAGCATGTTATGGGCTATTGTTCTCGCTTGCCATGCCGCCACGACTAATTTCGCCGGGCTTATGGTGGCACGTTTCTTCCTGGGATGCACCGAGGCGAGTGTCTCCAGTGGTTTCAGTCTGATTACTTCGCTGTGGTATCGGACGTCTGAGCAACCTCTCCGGCATGGAATCTGGTTCTGCGGGAATTCCATTTCGATGATCATAGGGAATCTTGTTGCAATGGGGATCTGGCAAATCAAGACTGGCCTGCAGCCGTGGAAG TGGCTATTCATTATCTTCGGCATCGTCACCTTCCTCTGGGGCATCCTCATGTTCTTCCGTCTCCCCGACACGCCCAATACAGCCAGCTTTCTCACAGAGGCAGAGAAGCTCCTCGCCACCGAACGTCTCAAAGCCAACAATGCCGGTTACAAGCGCAATAAGATCGACACCTCCCAAATCATCGAAGCCTTCATCGACCCCAAAACCTGGCTGCTGGCC CCTCATTCTTTACGGCTTCGGCTTCTCAACCTTCAAGACCTTGCTGCTGGGTATGCCCGTTGGCGCTGTaatcctcgtcttcgtcttaCTCTC CTCCACCATATCCTCCAGAATCCACAACTGCCGctgcatcgtcatcgccgcAGTAGGCTGTATCAG CATCCTAGGCAGCGCCCTTGTCTACGCCACCGAGTCCATCGCCGCGCGGTACGCCGGCCTCCTTCTCATGGGGGTGTACTCGGTCAGCATGCCCCTGAGCCTGGCAATGGTTGCTTCGAATATCGGCGGGTTCAGCAAGCGGGCGACTGTCAGCGCGATCTATTTCGTCATGTATTGCACGGGGAATATTGTTGGGCCGCAGTTGTTCTATGA
- the bioDA gene encoding adenosylmethionine-8-amino-7-oxononanoate aminotransferase: protein MPPVRAALWRTLRAHQVYGANTDVGKTIVSTILCNAVQRRRAEKAAFLKPVSTGPLDEADDRHIQRHAAGALTKCLHQFDEPVSPHIAAQKKNLVIPRDDEILGSVHKTLSEWARTGVTFALVETAGGVHSPGPNGSSQADLYRPLRLPVVLVADSRLGGISSSISAYESLLLRGYDVNSVLLFRDDYYKNHEYLGNYFRNKSIPLVPLPQPPKRPSSQDAASLARDEEAMAGYYQRVAQESDVQGLLDELAVRNAERLDRLESMASRAHHTIWYPFTQHHGMTAKDITVIDSAHGDYFQTFESSGNADQGNLQPTFDGSASWWTQGLGHGNPELALSAAYAAGRYGHVMFAGNVHEPALSLAELLKDTLGNPRLQKVFYTDNGSTGMEVAVKMGLRAACHRYGWDASKEQISILGLKGSYHGDTIGVMDCSEPSTYNQKVEWYRGRGYWFDFPLVKLSQGTWKVEIPKELRDALGEDLEFSSLNSVFDLETRVRSEVGQRYRDFIRTTIEDLVHKQGMKFGSLIMEPIILGAGGMLFCDPLFQRCLADVVRGHPELFTNNPTAANSVGSETSWSGLPIIFDEVFTGLYRLGRKSAASFLNVHPDVAVNAKLLTGGLVPLCTTLASEEIFQAFSSPEKSDALLHGHSYTAHAVGCTVAVDSLRAMTKMESSGSWDAYRGDWKAVDVSGEDNSPEVWSVWSRDLLRDLSYADSVESVFALGTVLSISLRDAQGGGKFSHEDHFSPDSSRLTCDLVPTTLGYTSTAAKGLQQRLSAGGPQFNVHSRVLGNVLYLMSSITSKPETVRGLEELLRSALL from the exons ATGCCTCCGGTTCGAGCGGCCTTGTGGCGCACTCTGCGTGCCCACCAAGTCTACGGTGCCAACACAGACGTAGGCAAAACCATTGTGTCTACGATTCTATGTAATGCGGTACAACGACGCAGGGCCGAAAAGGCGGCATTCCTGAAGCCAGTATCTACAGGACCATTGGACGAGGCAGATGACAGGCACATCCAGCGTCATGCGGCCGGTGCATTGACTAAATGTCTGCATCAATTCGACGAGCCGGTGAGCCCGCATATCGCTgctcagaagaagaacttGGTG ATCCCTCGGGACGATGAAATCCTCGGTTCCGTGCACAAGACACTCTCCGAATGGGCTCGCACTGGAGTCACTTTCGCTCTCGTCGAGACGGCCGGTGGAGTCCATTCGCCTGGGCCGAACGGTAGCTCGCAGGCAGATCTTTATCGGCCCCTTCGTTTGCCGGTGGTTCTTGTCGCAGATTCGCGACTTGGAGGcatctcatcttccatctCGGCCTACGAATCCCTACTGCTTCGCGGCTACGATGTCAATTCGGTGCTCCTGTTCCGCGACGATTACTACAAGAACCATGAATATTTGGGCAACTACTTCCGCAACAAGAGTATTCCCCTTGTACCATTGCCACAGCCTCCCAAACGCCCGTCGTCGCAGGATGCAGCGTCTCTGGCGCGGGACGAGGAGGCCATGGCGGGCTACTATCAGCGTGTCGCGCAGGAATCAGACGTCCAGGGTCTGTTAGATGAGCTGGCAGTGAGAAATGCCGAGAGACTCGACCGTCTAGAGTCAATGGCGAGTCGGGCCCATCATACGATATGGTACCCCTTTACGCAGCATCATGGCATGACGGCCAAGGATATCACTGTGATCGACTCTGCACATGGCGATTACTTCCAAACTTTTGAGTCGAGCGGCAATGCCGACCAGGGTAATCTGCAGCCAACATTTGACGGCTCAGCGTCGTGGTGGACTCAAGGTCTTGGTCACGGCAACCCGGAGCTGGCCTTGTCAGCTGCGTACGCAGCTGGACGATATGGACATGTCATGTTCGCGGGGAACGTTCACGAGCCCGCGCTATCGCTTGCAGAGCTCCTGAAAGACACTCTCGGAAACCCTCGGCTCCAGAAGGTCTTCTACACCGACAATGGAAGCACAGGGATGGAAGTGGCTGTGAAGATGGGTTTACGTGCGGCATGCCATCGCTACGGTTGGGATGCCAGCAAGGAACAGATCAGTATCCTTGGCCTCAAGGGAAGCTACCATGGCGACACGATCGGAGTCATGGACTGCTCGGAGCCGTCGACATACAACCAGAAGGTCGAATGGTACCGCGGTCGCGGCTACTGGTTCGATTTTCCCTTGGTGAAACTGTCCCAAGGGACTTGGAAGGTTGAGATCCCTAAAGAGCTGCGAGACGCCTTGGGCGAGGATCTTGAGTTTTCCTCACTGAACTCGGTATTTGATCTTGAGACGCGAGTCAGATCAGAAGTGGGACAACGCTACAGAGATTTCATACGCACTACGATCGAAGACCTGGTCCACAAACAAGGAATGAAATTTGGTTCTCTCATCATGGAGCCTATTATTCTCGGAGCCGGCGGAATGCTCTTCTGTGATCCGCTATTCCAGCGATGCCTCGCGGACGTGGTCCGCGGTCATCCAGAGCTCTTCACGAACAACCCTACAGCGGCCAACAGTGTCGGATCGGAGACATCCTGGTCAGGTCTCCCAATCATCTTCGATGAGGTCTTTACCGGACTCTACCGTCTCGGACGCAAATCGGCCGCCTCCTTCCTCAATGTCCACCCTGATGTCGCCGTCAACGCGAAACTCCTGACAGGTGGACTGGTCCCTCTTTGCACCACGCTTGCCAGCGAGGAGATTTTCCAAGCATTCTCCAGCCCCGAAAAGAGCGACGCCCTATTGCACGGACACAGTTATACTGCGCACGCCGTCGGCTGCACGGTCGCCGTGGATTCCCTGCGAGCCATGACGAAGATGGAAAGCAGTGGGTCATGGGATGCGTACCGCGGTGACTGGAAAGCAGTTGATGTGTCTGGGGAAGATAATTCCCCGGAGGTCTGGTCGGTGTGGTCCCGCGATCTGCTGCGGGATCTGTCATACGCGGACTCGGTCGAGAGCGTTTTCGCTCTTGGCACTGTGCTCAGTATTTCACTGAGAGACGCCCAAGGCGGTGGTAAGTTCTCACACGAAGATCATTTTTCGCCCGATTCTAGCCGGCTTACATGTGACCTCGTCCCCACTACTCTAGGCTATACCTCCACCGCAGCTAAGGGCCTGCAGCAGAGATTATCGGCGGGCGGGCCACAATTTAACGTCCATTCGAGAGTGCTGGGAAATGTGCTCTATCTCATGTCGAGCATCACATCGAAGCCCGAGACTGTGCGAGGTTTGGAGGAGCTGCTCCGGTCGGCGTTGCTTTAA
- a CDS encoding M20 family metallopeptidase, with amino-acid sequence MQLSVSQQLFIGSVRNAIHKYDAQLKDINNKIWSNPELAYEEHKAHDHICELFNTLEGYEVRRKAYGLSTALEIEYKHGAGGRVVVFNAEYDALPNIGHACGHNLIATSSIAAFIATCEALKIHCPEGLGYTVRLLGTPAEESGGGKVRLLDNGAYKDVDACLMVHPMPLIPNAPDLLCIAATVPGGFLANDKVRVTFTGKPAHAAAAPWEGINALDAVVSAYVNISLLRQQLRPAERVHGIIVNGGDRPNVIPMSATVDYYIRSDTVKSLKVLTNKVIKCFEAAAVATGCKVDFEWGISYADLKTNRPICQSFVSAMRAMGHHALYDNAGQPNTSGGGSTDMGNVSYAVPGFHGMFTIAAEGVNHTPEFTAGAGSQASYRRCLDCAAGMAVVACQMLVDNDFAAQVKEDFQRDA; translated from the exons ATGCAGCTTTCCGTTTCTCAACAATTATTCATCGGAAGTGTTCGCAATGCCATTCACAAGTATGACGCGCAGCTTAAAGATATCAACAACAAG ATCTGGTCGAATCCGGAACTAGCTTATGAGGAGCACAAAGCACACGATCACATCTGCGAGCTATTCAACACGCTTGAAGGCTACGAAGTGCGTAGAAAGGCGTATGGCCTGAGCACGGCTCTAGAAATTGAGTACAAACATGGTGCCGGTGGTCGCGTCGTGGTGTTTAATGCGGAGTACGACGCACTACCCAATATCGGGCATGCATGTGGGCACAATCTCATCGCGACAAGCTCCATAGCTGCGTTCATCGCCACTTGCGAAGCTTTGAAAATCCACTGTCCCGAGGGGCTCGGATATACCGTGCGTCTTTTGGGTACTCCCGCCGAAGAGTCGGGTGGTGGGAAGGTGCGCCTGCTAGACAATGGGGCGTATAAAGATGTCGACGCGTGTCTCATGGTTCATCCCATGCCTCTGATCCCCAATGCTCCGGATTTGCTGTGTATAGCTGCAACTGTGCCGGGAGGCTTTCTTGCCAACGATAAGGTACGCGTGACATTTACTGGCAAACCGGCGCATGCGGCTGCCGCTCCATGGGAGGGGATCAATGCCCTCGATGCTGTGGTTTCTGCATATGTGAACATCTCCCTCTTGCGACAGCAGCTCCGGCCCGCTGAGAGAGTCCACGGGATCATTGTCAATGGAGGAGACCGGCCGAATGTGATTCCCATGTCTGCCACGGTGGACTACTACATCCGGTCAGACACAGTTAAAAGCCTGAAAGTCCTTACGAACAAGGTGATCAAGTGCTTTGAGGCAGCTGCAGTGGCTACTGGTTGCAAAGTCGACTTTGAATG GGGAATTTCATATGCCGATTTGAAGACGAATCGTCCCATCTGCCAGAGCTTTGTATCTGCGATGCGCGCAATGGGTCACCATGCCCTTTACGATAATGCCGGCCAGCCAAACACTTCCGGGGGAGGCTCTACAGACATGG GGAACGTGTCATATGCTGTACCTGGGTTCCATGGAATGTTCACCATTGCGGCGGAAGGGGTCAATCATACGCCAGAGTTTACAGCAGGAGCCGGATCCCAAGCATCGTACAGAAGATGTCTCGACTGCGCCGCAGGAATGGCAGTAGTCGCTTGTCAGATGTTGGTGGACAATGACTTCGCAGCACAGGTGAAGGAGGACTTTCAAAGAGATGCGTAG